The following are encoded together in the Nitrospira sp. genome:
- a CDS encoding transporter, translating to MWAPSRRLLGSVLGIVTVAVGSLAFLPSADASCGAVSCFVVIGSQQQVPQTGMLTVNGIYNYTPMRLLDGTSGIIPGVDQANRQMILDHHQETRTITQQATLDVNYGISERFGLQITVPYVWRTHQHIDGIGEDGLNGEGAPTRFSTDGIGDIRVGLKYNVLPTLRSMVVFGLGVYLPTGATSAHDNAGTRMESPAQLGRGQVGINPTIYQAYELIPHRLNQFLSAGYRHTFRNNDGYQFGDEFILNAGLNVVTTPWLVLTGQVNYRYLVHDNFSSSLLRSAVPGDAPDFPGEPVLIDPNIRSRAVPTTGSTYHAFSPGFQLDLGQLVQSSLTNMTSIYFYAQIPFARDSNNSLSQGTSFVFGLTKSFQMISVGS from the coding sequence ATGTGGGCTCCAAGTAGAAGACTGTTGGGATCTGTGCTCGGAATCGTCACGGTGGCTGTCGGCAGTCTGGCCTTCTTGCCCTCAGCCGATGCGTCCTGTGGCGCAGTCTCGTGTTTCGTCGTGATCGGGTCGCAGCAACAGGTTCCGCAAACCGGAATGCTGACCGTCAACGGGATCTATAACTATACGCCGATGCGCCTCTTGGACGGCACATCCGGGATCATTCCCGGCGTGGATCAAGCCAACCGTCAAATGATCCTCGATCACCATCAAGAGACGCGCACGATCACGCAACAGGCCACCCTGGACGTCAATTACGGCATCAGTGAGCGATTTGGCCTACAGATCACGGTCCCCTATGTGTGGCGGACTCACCAGCACATTGACGGCATCGGCGAGGATGGGCTCAATGGAGAGGGCGCCCCCACAAGATTCTCGACGGACGGCATCGGCGATATTCGTGTCGGCCTGAAATACAACGTGCTGCCCACCTTGCGCAGCATGGTGGTCTTTGGCCTGGGCGTGTATCTCCCGACTGGTGCCACCAGTGCGCATGACAATGCCGGAACCCGCATGGAGTCTCCTGCGCAGCTAGGACGCGGACAGGTCGGAATCAATCCGACGATCTACCAGGCGTATGAGCTGATTCCCCATCGGCTCAACCAATTTCTCTCCGCCGGCTATCGGCATACCTTTCGGAACAATGACGGCTACCAATTCGGCGACGAATTCATTCTCAATGCCGGCTTGAATGTGGTGACGACGCCCTGGCTCGTGCTGACCGGACAAGTCAACTACCGCTATCTCGTGCACGACAACTTTAGCTCGTCGTTGCTGCGTTCAGCGGTACCTGGCGACGCGCCGGACTTTCCGGGCGAACCCGTCTTGATCGATCCCAACATCCGTAGTCGTGCGGTTCCAACGACCGGATCGACCTACCATGCGTTTTCTCCAGGCTTTCAACTGGATTTGGGGCAACTCGTGCAATCGAGCCTGACCAATATGACGTCGATCTATTTTTACGCGCAGATTCCGTTTGCGCGTGATTCGAATAACAGTCTATCGCAAGGGACCAGCTTCGTGTTCGGCTTGACGAAGTCGTTCCAGATGATTTCTGTCGGAAGCTAG
- a CDS encoding TonB-dependent receptor: MWARRDSFRLHAVLCCALWSVVPVTVESSFARKETTAGAVVEKSARERDLRDQLQNILRELEELQQQPSSGAAAAPTPPPVVKELPEAKTVESIPEYELADVSIVSERVQHRPEGLSLSSTEQSETESQPTRTMKESMESLPGVVLRQANGPRDFSMMIRGQGAKTTFAVRDIKIYEDGFIQTQSDGLSRLDIQDPWFMRSVEVTRGASSSLYDNYALGGMVHFRTRRGSDINGFETFLSGGSFGYHKEAFAVGKQYENLDVSLFASNVGEDGFIRNSDYKTQTLNFNLRFKIDDKQNFYFKAITNWLDTRVPTRLTQAQFQADERQFGGTQTTCTPGSYNAGCANASLLHQQRVDRRTILGGMYERQINANTVLTIEADYDVKDINQYFSQITDNVNVNYKHYADLRHDGRIGDMPLRSYVGFFANQMEQEGQTFQNLATGFGTRGLLIQNNRGTIRNIGGRIREELEFSPKWIWAAGLGFEQSMISIDAINYEGVGPLRSGANRTFYNWAPETSVSWKPTEQHRYWVRASTGYGIPQFNNLLRNPITGLPGTNFDLKPQKNLNTEIGTESKLTKDLTVELVGFWTFFKNEIITQTISGANTASVNADSSQYRGIEARYDWRPLSGLRLSGAYTHIDARYINFSDRVAAGFLTRDGKNVPNVPTDVFFTKAEYEHSPSGWGAWVEGSYYNSYFLNNSNTFGIPSYMIANVNVHKTVEMKNSWFRFAKFYIEVDNIADKKYAASGQVIGGESAGAASANQIFFAGYGRAIYGGVTLGLF, translated from the coding sequence ATGTGGGCCCGCCGTGATTCATTCAGACTTCATGCCGTTCTATGTTGTGCCTTGTGGTCAGTGGTTCCGGTCACCGTCGAGTCCTCATTCGCGCGGAAGGAGACGACGGCTGGAGCCGTGGTGGAGAAAAGCGCTCGGGAGCGTGACCTGCGCGACCAGCTCCAGAACATTCTTCGTGAGTTGGAAGAGTTGCAGCAACAACCGAGTTCCGGAGCGGCGGCCGCTCCGACTCCACCTCCTGTCGTGAAGGAATTGCCGGAGGCGAAGACGGTTGAGTCGATCCCGGAATATGAGCTTGCCGATGTGAGCATCGTGAGTGAGCGAGTGCAGCATCGGCCTGAAGGCTTGTCTCTCTCCTCCACCGAACAATCAGAAACCGAGTCGCAACCGACCAGGACGATGAAGGAATCCATGGAATCCTTGCCCGGTGTGGTCCTGCGGCAGGCCAACGGCCCGCGCGACTTCAGCATGATGATCCGCGGTCAGGGCGCCAAAACCACCTTCGCCGTTCGAGACATCAAAATCTATGAAGACGGCTTTATCCAGACCCAATCGGACGGCTTGTCGCGGCTGGATATTCAAGACCCCTGGTTCATGCGCAGTGTGGAAGTGACGCGGGGTGCCTCCTCCTCGCTCTACGACAACTATGCCTTGGGCGGCATGGTGCATTTCCGCACCAGGCGTGGGAGCGACATTAACGGGTTTGAAACATTTTTGTCCGGCGGGTCGTTTGGGTATCACAAGGAAGCGTTCGCCGTCGGGAAACAATATGAAAACCTCGATGTCTCCTTGTTTGCCAGTAACGTGGGTGAAGACGGCTTCATCCGCAACAGTGACTACAAAACGCAGACGCTGAATTTCAATTTGCGGTTCAAAATCGACGACAAGCAGAATTTTTACTTCAAAGCCATTACGAACTGGTTGGATACGCGGGTGCCCACCCGGTTGACCCAGGCGCAGTTCCAGGCCGACGAGCGTCAATTCGGCGGAACGCAGACGACCTGTACGCCCGGCTCATACAACGCCGGATGCGCGAACGCGAGCCTGTTGCATCAACAGCGTGTGGATCGCCGCACCATTCTCGGCGGCATGTACGAACGGCAGATTAACGCGAATACCGTGCTGACGATCGAAGCCGACTACGACGTGAAGGATATCAATCAATATTTCTCGCAGATCACCGACAATGTGAACGTCAACTACAAGCATTACGCCGATCTTCGCCATGACGGGCGGATCGGTGACATGCCCTTGCGGAGCTATGTGGGCTTCTTCGCCAATCAGATGGAGCAAGAAGGGCAGACGTTCCAGAACCTGGCGACCGGGTTCGGGACACGCGGCCTTCTGATTCAAAACAATCGCGGCACCATCCGGAATATCGGTGGCCGGATTCGGGAGGAATTGGAATTTTCGCCCAAGTGGATATGGGCCGCAGGACTCGGATTCGAACAATCCATGATCAGCATCGATGCCATCAACTATGAGGGCGTCGGTCCCCTGAGATCCGGGGCCAATCGCACCTTCTACAATTGGGCACCGGAAACCTCGGTGTCATGGAAGCCGACCGAACAGCATCGTTATTGGGTTCGTGCGTCGACCGGCTATGGCATCCCCCAATTCAATAATCTCTTACGAAACCCCATCACCGGCTTGCCGGGAACGAACTTCGATCTCAAGCCGCAGAAAAACCTCAACACCGAAATCGGCACGGAATCCAAGCTCACGAAAGATTTAACGGTCGAGCTGGTCGGCTTCTGGACCTTCTTCAAAAATGAAATCATCACGCAAACGATCTCGGGCGCGAACACGGCATCGGTGAATGCGGATTCATCGCAGTATCGTGGGATCGAGGCCCGGTACGATTGGCGCCCGCTGAGCGGCCTGCGGCTGTCCGGCGCCTACACGCACATCGATGCCCGGTACATCAACTTCTCGGATCGGGTGGCGGCGGGATTTTTAACTCGTGACGGCAAGAATGTGCCCAATGTCCCGACCGATGTGTTCTTTACCAAAGCCGAGTACGAGCATTCGCCGAGCGGCTGGGGTGCCTGGGTCGAGGGCAGTTATTACAACAGCTACTTCCTGAACAACAGCAATACGTTCGGGATTCCGTCGTACATGATCGCGAATGTGAATGTGCACAAAACCGTCGAGATGAAGAATTCCTGGTTCCGCTTCGCCAAGTTCTACATCGAGGTGGACAACATCGCCGATAAGAAATACGCCGCTTCCGGGCAGGTGATCGGTGGAGAAAGCGCCGGGGCTGCCTCGGCGAACCAAATCTTTTTTGCCGGCTACGGCCGTGCGATTTACGGCGGTGTGACCTTGGGATTGTTCTAA
- a CDS encoding amidohydrolase family protein: protein MTKRGTGPRRTAGGFAATGRHGISLLVCALASVLVTLMSGCAGNAGTPAAPHAAQYAFINGQWFDGEGFQPATWYSVQGRLTRQAQPGPVQTVDLSGLYMVPPFGEAHNHNVEGPWNVQAVVQRYLQDGVFYVKNPNDVRDFALQIRHAVNVPTSIDATFAHAGLTGRGGHPVALYEDVLRIGRYEPAVGSLERGWFENRSYVVVETDAELEAKWPVIMSGRPDVLKVYLVHSEDDGAGSEARAAHHRQGLHPALVPGIVAKAHAEGLQVTAHVETAADFRQAVRAGVDELAHVPGWLLQGPRDAERARLTEEDARLAVEHNVRVVTTSVAGQSMPAINGHHPHGHHEGHGPDSERAHNASAVEPAANVLRDNLHVLQRAGVTLVIGSDHAETSLAEVQHLRTLHLFDNRTLLKMWCEATPAAIFPDRRIGKFAEGYEASFLALAGNPLEDFDQVQAIRRRFKQGMPLDGVLKKDAAWPTASQRSQ from the coding sequence ATGACGAAGAGAGGAACGGGGCCGCGAAGGACCGCTGGAGGATTCGCGGCCACTGGGAGGCATGGGATCAGTTTGCTGGTCTGTGCGCTCGCCTCGGTGCTGGTGACGCTGATGTCCGGTTGCGCGGGGAACGCGGGCACTCCAGCCGCGCCACACGCTGCGCAGTATGCCTTCATCAATGGCCAATGGTTCGATGGCGAAGGGTTTCAGCCGGCCACCTGGTATTCCGTTCAAGGACGCCTCACACGGCAGGCCCAGCCAGGCCCGGTGCAGACCGTCGATCTGTCCGGCTTGTACATGGTCCCGCCGTTCGGCGAGGCGCACAACCATAACGTCGAAGGGCCCTGGAATGTACAGGCGGTCGTACAGCGCTATCTGCAGGATGGCGTGTTCTACGTGAAGAATCCGAACGACGTGCGAGACTTTGCCCTGCAGATCCGGCACGCCGTCAATGTGCCGACGAGTATCGACGCCACCTTTGCGCATGCCGGGCTGACGGGGCGTGGCGGACATCCCGTGGCCCTATACGAAGACGTGTTGCGGATCGGACGTTATGAGCCGGCGGTCGGCTCGCTGGAACGGGGTTGGTTTGAAAACCGATCCTACGTCGTGGTCGAGACGGATGCCGAGCTGGAAGCCAAGTGGCCGGTGATCATGAGCGGTCGTCCGGATGTTCTCAAAGTATACCTGGTGCATTCCGAGGATGATGGTGCAGGGAGCGAGGCTCGAGCAGCGCATCACCGGCAAGGGCTGCATCCCGCGTTGGTGCCGGGCATTGTCGCGAAGGCGCATGCGGAGGGCTTGCAGGTGACGGCCCATGTCGAAACAGCGGCCGATTTCCGCCAGGCGGTGCGCGCCGGCGTGGACGAACTGGCGCATGTGCCGGGCTGGCTGCTGCAGGGGCCGAGGGATGCGGAGCGTGCGCGATTGACGGAGGAGGATGCGCGCCTGGCTGTGGAGCACAACGTACGAGTGGTCACCACCAGCGTGGCGGGACAGTCCATGCCGGCAATCAACGGCCATCACCCACATGGTCACCATGAAGGGCATGGGCCCGACTCGGAGAGGGCGCACAACGCATCAGCCGTTGAACCGGCTGCCAATGTGCTGAGGGACAATCTTCACGTGCTGCAACGTGCGGGGGTAACGCTGGTCATCGGCAGTGATCATGCAGAAACGTCGCTGGCTGAGGTGCAGCATCTGCGCACGTTGCATCTGTTTGACAATCGCACGCTACTCAAGATGTGGTGCGAGGCGACACCGGCAGCCATCTTTCCGGATCGACGTATCGGAAAGTTTGCTGAAGGATACGAAGCCAGTTTTCTCGCGTTGGCGGGAAATCCCCTTGAAGATTTCGATCAGGTGCAGGCCATTCGCCGAAGGTTCAAACAGGGGATGCCGCTCGACGGCGTTCTGAAGAAAGACGCTGCTTGGCCGACAGCGAGTCAACGGAGTCAATAG
- a CDS encoding helix-turn-helix domain-containing protein produces the protein MNKQLLRVGEAADVLAVSRWTIYRWVEDGRLEGTKIGRGSLRVFRASLDRLVQRNKTHEMNLSL, from the coding sequence ATGAACAAGCAACTCTTGCGTGTGGGAGAAGCAGCGGATGTGTTGGCGGTGAGCCGGTGGACGATTTACCGGTGGGTGGAAGACGGTCGGTTGGAAGGCACCAAAATCGGCCGAGGAAGCCTGCGAGTGTTTCGCGCCTCGCTGGATCGATTGGTCCAACGCAACAAGACGCACGAAATGAATCTCAGTCTATGA
- a CDS encoding TlpA family protein disulfide reductase: protein MNMAQGLMRKLMVTALFLSTLVGSASAMGSRPPAAGMPAAGFSLTDLQGKAHSLEQYRGKVVLVNFWATWCKPCTSEMPAMQTVYDQLRDKDFVVLAVNELEDEAKVREHIQQYKHTFPVLLDRENRVANQYGVFGLPVSVFIDQHGVVQEYIKGGLLTEGKIQEIVGRIQHVAPIKAASLR from the coding sequence ATGAACATGGCACAAGGCCTGATGCGAAAACTGATGGTAACGGCACTGTTCCTCTCGACGTTAGTGGGGTCGGCATCCGCCATGGGCTCACGGCCTCCGGCGGCGGGTATGCCGGCCGCCGGGTTTTCACTGACGGATCTCCAGGGCAAGGCGCATAGTCTTGAGCAATATCGAGGGAAAGTCGTCCTGGTCAATTTCTGGGCGACCTGGTGCAAGCCCTGCACCTCTGAGATGCCGGCGATGCAGACGGTCTATGATCAGCTTCGCGACAAGGATTTCGTGGTGCTGGCCGTCAATGAACTTGAGGATGAGGCCAAGGTGCGTGAACACATTCAGCAGTACAAACATACGTTTCCGGTGCTGCTGGACCGTGAGAACCGGGTGGCCAACCAGTACGGCGTATTTGGTCTACCGGTCAGCGTCTTTATTGACCAGCACGGGGTCGTGCAGGAATACATCAAAGGCGGGTTGCTGACGGAAGGCAAAATTCAGGAGATCGTCGGCCGGATTCAGCATGTCGCGCCCATCAAGGCGGCCTCGCTGCGATAA
- a CDS encoding TonB family protein, whose product MEQVFVTQSGDSKQAATGWGASLVLHACLALMALGLMPKMAVMVEKEPFKWDVALVEPQREVVRQEEPASVPQMQPAPAPTPVKPRPQPVRAVEPPPQPVERQVETRVVPQAVQREPQPVVETVRPQEQIQPKQEVVQMQAKPVEPQEIHKTEPVVQAAAPAEVPREVLPVVEQPVMEAAPVTAQTYQAQSVVSAPAVVETVPEPVMTASAPVEHSAPAVEAVAAPPTPAPSAAAAEPMAAATSEPVAAPPAPVEPVVVPTAPVSEPDPATLREHQVVAQAAVARPATKADYGWLAESLHRRIIELRHYPSTARLNGWEGKVVLKVSIRNDGQLKAVEVVKSSGHESLDQAAMEAVRRACPLHMKHELTAPMVVLHLPVSYSLNR is encoded by the coding sequence ATGGAGCAGGTATTCGTGACGCAATCGGGCGATTCGAAACAGGCCGCGACTGGGTGGGGAGCCTCGCTCGTCCTGCATGCCTGTCTGGCGCTCATGGCCTTGGGTCTGATGCCGAAGATGGCCGTCATGGTGGAGAAGGAACCGTTTAAGTGGGATGTCGCACTCGTTGAACCGCAGCGTGAAGTGGTCCGTCAAGAGGAGCCGGCTTCGGTCCCGCAAATGCAGCCTGCTCCCGCCCCGACTCCGGTGAAGCCCCGACCGCAACCGGTTCGCGCCGTGGAACCTCCTCCTCAGCCGGTGGAGCGGCAGGTGGAAACCAGGGTGGTTCCGCAGGCGGTTCAACGGGAACCGCAGCCGGTTGTCGAAACGGTACGTCCGCAAGAACAGATCCAGCCGAAGCAGGAAGTCGTTCAGATGCAGGCGAAACCTGTTGAGCCGCAGGAGATTCACAAGACGGAGCCGGTGGTGCAGGCGGCGGCGCCGGCCGAAGTGCCGCGGGAAGTGCTCCCGGTGGTCGAACAGCCAGTCATGGAAGCGGCGCCCGTCACGGCCCAGACTTATCAGGCGCAATCGGTCGTCAGTGCACCGGCGGTGGTAGAAACCGTGCCTGAACCCGTGATGACAGCGAGCGCACCGGTCGAGCATAGTGCTCCAGCTGTTGAAGCCGTTGCGGCCCCTCCGACCCCGGCGCCCTCTGCAGCTGCGGCCGAGCCGATGGCGGCTGCCACCAGTGAGCCCGTTGCTGCGCCCCCGGCTCCGGTTGAACCCGTGGTGGTGCCAACGGCGCCCGTGTCTGAGCCTGATCCGGCGACGTTGCGGGAACATCAGGTGGTGGCGCAGGCCGCGGTGGCCAGGCCTGCCACCAAAGCCGATTACGGATGGTTAGCTGAATCGCTGCATCGCCGCATCATCGAGTTGAGGCATTATCCCAGCACGGCACGTCTGAACGGCTGGGAAGGCAAAGTGGTCCTCAAGGTTTCCATCCGCAATGACGGCCAACTCAAGGCTGTCGAAGTGGTGAAAAGTTCAGGGCATGAATCGTTGGACCAAGCAGCGATGGAAGCGGTGCGGCGAGCCTGCCCTCTGCATATGAAACATGAGTTGACGGCGCCGATGGTCGTGTTGCATCTGCCGGTCAGTTACAGCCTGAACCGGTAG
- a CDS encoding N-acetyltransferase has translation MKIIRCTHEHHAGQILEILNEAIVNSTALYDYHRRSLESMAGWFQAKESSNFPVIGLEDHEGNVAGFATYGQFRAWPAYKYTVEHSVYVRHDIRGRGLGAMLLEALIERAQSQGYHVMVGGVDTSNEASVKLHAKLGFLHAGTLNQVGFKFGRWLDLSFYVLRLPTPASPVDG, from the coding sequence GTGAAGATCATTCGATGCACCCATGAACATCATGCCGGCCAGATCCTGGAAATTCTCAACGAAGCCATCGTCAATTCCACGGCGCTGTATGACTATCACAGGCGCTCGTTGGAAAGTATGGCTGGCTGGTTCCAGGCCAAGGAGAGCTCGAATTTTCCCGTGATAGGGCTCGAAGATCATGAAGGCAATGTCGCTGGATTTGCGACCTATGGCCAATTCCGTGCCTGGCCTGCATACAAATATACTGTTGAGCACTCGGTGTATGTCCGTCACGATATTCGCGGGAGGGGCCTTGGAGCGATGCTGTTAGAGGCGTTGATCGAACGGGCACAGTCTCAGGGGTACCACGTCATGGTCGGTGGAGTGGATACATCGAATGAAGCCAGCGTCAAATTGCACGCGAAACTGGGATTTCTTCACGCAGGCACATTGAACCAAGTCGGGTTCAAGTTTGGCCGGTGGCTCGATCTTTCATTCTACGTGTTGAGATTACCCACGCCTGCTTCGCCGGTGGATGGATAG
- a CDS encoding TlpA family protein disulfide reductase has product MRGLLLALAFWLAAGSASAEDPLAVLKIGRVETGTVAMPFALNALDGSRVQLADLKGKVVVVNFWATWCGPCKEEMPALGRLRQQLDPDRFVLLTITTDLQRDGIKQFLSNLRVQVPVLFDEDHDVSHAYLVRALPTTVFIDQQGMLIGRAVGPRDWDAPTAVQALQSLVP; this is encoded by the coding sequence ATGCGCGGCCTGCTGCTGGCCCTCGCCTTCTGGCTTGCGGCGGGCTCCGCGTCGGCGGAGGATCCCCTGGCGGTATTGAAAATCGGGCGAGTCGAGACCGGGACTGTGGCGATGCCGTTCGCGCTGAATGCCTTGGATGGATCGCGGGTCCAGCTGGCTGACTTGAAGGGAAAGGTCGTCGTGGTCAACTTCTGGGCCACCTGGTGCGGACCCTGCAAGGAAGAGATGCCGGCGCTCGGGCGCCTGCGTCAGCAGTTGGATCCAGACCGGTTTGTCCTGTTGACCATCACGACTGATTTGCAGCGGGACGGCATTAAGCAGTTTCTCTCCAATCTACGAGTGCAGGTGCCGGTGCTGTTCGACGAAGACCATGACGTGTCCCATGCGTACCTGGTGCGTGCGCTTCCGACGACGGTGTTCATCGACCAACAGGGCATGTTGATCGGACGCGCAGTCGGTCCTCGTGATTGGGATGCGCCCACTGCCGTGCAGGCGTTGCAGAGTCTAGTGCCATGA
- a CDS encoding tetratricopeptide repeat protein — protein sequence MCLALFVTCPAESSAASSVSSESARRSYERGVALFREGNADGAIEALKKALAQNPKLAEAYHVLGLVYFQSKRNPDDAIQAFKQSLKHGPPSAEILNDLADVYLAQGRGDEAEQVLRQVLDLVPGNEEAHLDLARLYEERHDRPNAVKMYQALLRVRPDHAEALYHLASLYESQGDLKLAREQLSRLTQANPRHADAWYLLGRLAERGNDLNAAAAALKAAIAVKADLVDAHYNLAFVYRSQGVLTEAEREFLEVLRYRPEYAEAHLNLGMVYTSLNRLDEAEREYEKAVTLKPNSAEAHYNLGVFYELHRKDMGRALAQYRRYRDLGGRDERVERIIGSGGP from the coding sequence TTGTGCCTGGCCCTGTTCGTCACCTGCCCGGCTGAATCGTCTGCCGCCTCCAGTGTGTCGTCGGAATCGGCGCGCCGCAGTTATGAGCGGGGAGTTGCCCTCTTTCGCGAAGGCAATGCCGACGGCGCGATTGAGGCATTGAAAAAGGCGCTCGCGCAAAATCCCAAACTTGCCGAGGCCTACCACGTTCTGGGGTTGGTCTATTTTCAGAGCAAGCGCAACCCCGATGACGCGATCCAGGCCTTCAAACAGTCCTTGAAACATGGCCCACCCTCGGCCGAAATTCTGAACGATCTGGCCGATGTCTATCTCGCGCAGGGGCGCGGCGACGAGGCGGAGCAGGTCTTGCGGCAGGTGCTGGATCTGGTGCCGGGCAACGAAGAGGCCCACCTGGATCTGGCGCGCCTCTATGAAGAGCGGCACGATCGCCCCAATGCCGTGAAGATGTATCAAGCCTTGCTCCGCGTACGCCCCGACCACGCCGAGGCCCTCTATCATCTGGCAAGCCTGTACGAGAGTCAGGGCGATCTCAAGCTGGCACGTGAGCAATTGTCGCGTTTGACGCAGGCGAATCCCCGGCATGCCGACGCGTGGTATTTGCTCGGGCGTCTGGCGGAGCGGGGGAACGATTTGAATGCCGCGGCCGCGGCGCTGAAAGCAGCGATTGCGGTGAAGGCCGATTTGGTCGATGCTCACTATAATTTGGCCTTCGTCTACCGCAGCCAAGGGGTGCTCACCGAAGCCGAGCGCGAGTTTTTGGAGGTCCTCCGCTATCGTCCGGAATATGCCGAGGCCCACTTGAACCTTGGGATGGTGTACACCAGCCTGAATCGTTTGGACGAAGCCGAGCGGGAGTATGAGAAGGCTGTCACGCTAAAGCCCAATTCCGCCGAAGCCCACTATAATCTGGGGGTGTTTTACGAACTTCATCGCAAAGACATGGGGCGAGCCTTGGCCCAATATCGCCGGTATCGAGACCTTGGCGGGCGAGATGAACGGGTAGAACGCATCATCGGTTCCGGAGGGCCATAG